Below is a genomic region from Ziziphus jujuba cultivar Dongzao chromosome 7, ASM3175591v1.
CCATAAATTACCTAACGAGAGTATAGATAACAAACAATCCGGTAATCACATTTGATTGCCTTTGGATTATAGACTCATGAGTGGTAAAATGTCAggatggaaaatttttttttttcccttaaatcaTATAAACTTATTATCAAATGCTTTCTGTaagtttttatggaaaaatttaatattttaatttttaacatatagaTATCGGATCCCTTACTACTATAattaagttttccaaaaattattttcaatttcacatATGGGGctcctttcctttctttaacttgaattaaaaataaattaaaaaatttactctttttttttttttaagtaaatattgAATCAAcccttttttattgttttttccaaTCCATTTATTTGAtgcaaattgaaaatcaaaaacaacTACTAGCAAAGATATGCTCATGCTCagctgttttatttatttatatatttattttgagttCAAGCCCATAAATAGTGATAATTACAGGATCAACAAAACTAGACACGTACATcttgataaaatcaaaaacaaataaaaagagtgGACGTAGTAAGGAACCACACTTGATATTTTATCTAGCTAGCTAATTGACATATTTTCCCTCATACAAAGAAGAGATTCTTGATGGTAGAATAGGTAGAGAAGAAGGAGAACACAACGATAACAAGCCCAACAACAGTGGAACTACCAGTCCAAATATCCTTGAAGTAAACCCTGTTGAGGGTTGACCTggcaatattcaattttttgctATGATAGTTGTTAAGTTCGGCGCAGATATCAGCATAGAAGAAACTCGGTGTCACAATTTGGTCGCAGAGTCTGTTAACCAAGGCAGCCACGGCCCTGTTACTGCCAAGCCAGTTCTCAATGATTCCCTTGTCAACCAGAAAAACCACATCTTCAGCGGTGTCGATGAGTTGATCCagcagaaaaatataattgcagATACGAGGAGCGTTTGGATAAACAAACTGCTCCAACGCCATGACGTTTCTGAAAATGCACTCGGTGTTGTCATTTACCATCAATCGAGGGATTTTCAATTCCAAACAATTAATCCCACAGTACCCATTTATCCAACAGCAACCGCGGCCATTCCACCAGCAGTGCTTATCATCGTCCTTATCATCGTCCTTATCATCGTCCTTAACATCAGGACAAATCGTTATGTCAGCTAAATATGTAGCAACTTCAGGACGCCCAAACTTCACCCCCGCATTATCCAGTTGCTTTGCAGAATGGAGACTGAGGGTCAAATACTCAGAACTCTTGGGAAAGCCCTTTTTGTCACACATAAACTTTCTAACCAAATCAGTGAAATGTATGATGTGTTTCATTTTGCTCTTCCAATGGTGTTCATCGTTCGTCGAGTGGTCGAAGGGAcgacttttatttttggaattctCCTCGGTGCAAGGTTTTCCATACTTGtaataatcaatgaagaatttacagttaattattattaagaaaTCACAATTTTCTTGTCCATTTTTCTTTAGTTCTGGCTGATAATCAAGGATATGATTATTTTTCGACGAATGATTGAAGATGAAAGCAAAGAGTCGTTCGAGAACAAAAAAGGGGAGCTGATTTTCCAGCAATATCAAGTCCTATTTTATAGCTGCCATAACCCATGGACTTAATATGTAGTCCCCTGAATATTTCTCATCTTCTTTATCGGGAGATCGAGATTGAATTTGGTGGTTTCTAAAGAATCGCTCAAAGATGAAGCAAGCATTatctttgatttctttatcAGACAGCTGCTTCGTTTTCTTATCTTCTTCATCGGGAGGCGAAAATTGATTTTCGTGGTTTCTAAGGAAGAGCTCAAGGATGAAGCAGGCATCTCGTAAAATGTTTTTGGTGTCCTCCCAGTACCTTTTCGAGTCCGTCAAGTACTTTTTCTTATTCTCAGGCTCAAAGGTCTCTTCTTTATAGCTACGCTTGGCTTTTTCCACAAGTTTCCCATATTCTTTCGTGTTCGTGATCTTGTGGATTAAATGCTCCACGTTAATCTGATTACAGATGGACCATCTCAGGAATTTTTCCATGTACTTGGTTTTATAATATTCCATGGCCTTCAAGTTTGGTTTGCCATCGTGAAAAGGCCCAATTGAAACTAGTTGGGGAGTGTAAGCTGCTGGACGTATCTTCCGGAGCTTATTGGGAACCTTGTAGATGATCCAATCAAAGGACTCCGTTGGAGACGGAGGAGGCACAAAAGGGGGCACCTCTGCACTCGTCTTCATCTGACCCCTACCAGGGGTCGCCAGTGTCCACTTCTTTACAGGATGTTCcgatttgatacgaacctaggacgacctgctcctaaacccgtattatattagcccggatctttaattaagttcaagttctaatggaatggacctcaacccctaaccaacctgtggttagaaaccttggtataatgtagacgccacaataggggatggaaaatctattgataagtcaagctaaaacaaccaattctctaatggtgttttaggtgttcttaaagaacaaagagataattaatctcacaagtattttcttaatcaaatcaaagttgtcttcatattgaaaaataagcctttaaataggctttgaaagaaacaaagtaaaccctaaaaaccctaggtaaaacaggccacacaataaagagttctatggtggccgaaattctcactcctttcctaatctaatttggattaattaattcctttattttgaattaggaattaattaatttacaatgaaaataataaaataataactttcctaaacttatttttccagaaaataaataaataaaaactaaaaagtaatggtaatttcctaaaacaaaaagtagaatcaaattaggaaactataatactagctttttgactaagttgactttgaccaatctttgaccaaattgagctccaaatcagcttctagatgctttgtaggatgccaaataaactgaatatgaaggcccacacgttgcccatgcttggaaaaataagaaaaggctaatacagtaaaatacagtaaagccagcaagcaatacagcaaattcggccaaattgttgaagctgtccgtacaagccctttatgattgcatttgaggctgctttaacttgattccatgacctcttaggcatatgtattgaacccataaatcattggaaccatttcatgcttctcggactccaaaaatgtaccaaaaccgtcacccgggtccgtatcggcttccaccacttggatgcttcgaataggctttctatcttcaagtatggacaagctctgttgagattgattaccctctgtataaatactcccaggttgcccttaaatctcttaatatgagctcttgtgattggcctagttttCATCCGTgccgagtcagcaccccagcgggttatgggtggagcgggcttgggcggaatcacatcattcccctcctcttgaaaaggatttgtcctcaaatcaagatcatcacctgcagcaaaaggagttaaatcagcaacattaaatgcagcactcatgttatactcacccgataaatcaagcttgtaggcattgttgttattcggctccaaaacttgaaaaagtccatccataggcggcatgagctttgactttctttgtttaggaaaccttttctttcgtaagtacaaccaaaccaattctcctgggtcaaacactattacaacaaaatctagaaatacatgctcattatggtaaaaattacactttttaaagttagcaaacaatatttcccaaattttcaaattgccactaagtaaagctctcaacaatgcagataaagttctatgcaataaagacatctttaaataagtatctttaaaattcatggtcagcaatgatttcttattcataattactttattaacatcaccaaagctaagataaaaatttatattcttcctttcttgtcttccttttcctttctcactcaatgccatctcaccttcctcactctcggcttttgcaccaaatttttcactcttggttttattaaaatatttccacacaagctgagtattagaagacttaccttggatagcaagcttaccttttccctcttgattggatggtagtccacttggaatttcatttgggaagacatctccaaattccttcaaaagagaaatcattgaacttggcaattcaagttcttcaatgttagtttgatcattaaaataattttctttataaatcatgaccaacaaaggtttcttacactcaatatcCTTATTAaaatcccctaaactcaaataaaaattgctacttaacctttcttttcttcctttttctttttttcccttggattggcgcaaacctttggatttctcttccttctccaagctcttaggtttgccactttctttcccctctctttcggcttttccttgatctttccactcaatatgagtcttagaaaccttaccttgatcagcaacctcattcttaccttcttgaaaggatggtaaagccgttggtgccatacttgctttttccttgagcttttcggcttctctcctttgttgcattcgtaattggtctttgtaaacctctttaagagataatggttccagcttaaccttcttccctttaaacgtgaaaacaatactattttctcgaccaaaatgagtagcatctttatcaaattgccatggtctacctaatagtatatgtccagcaatcatgggtacaatatcacataaaactacatcctcatatctacctatattaaattttactttggcttgtttattcacttttatttcatcaccatcattaagccattgtaatctataaggttctggatgtttaattgttttcaagccttaTTTATCAAcaacaagattacttatcacattagtacaactcccactatctataatcatgctacaaattttaccttgtatttcgcagcgagtgtggaagatgttttccctttgtatctactctttatctttgtagacagcaagtactctccttgaaaccaagcttaactcagcattagatgtatctacaggttcggtttcatcttcattacaagcctcctcttgctcggtttcagccccactttcttcacttgcggattctagctcaccatcgccctttaataccatgattcttctatttgggcattggctggatatgtgtcctcttccttggcacttaaaacaaattatttctctagatttttgaggtttaggatcagattttatctcacctctaagtgcttggacagattcgatcttgacctcccttcttggccggttggtagattcttctcctaatttcggcctcaacttgttttcataagtggaattgtttttccagccacttgaacttgtccttccactgctagaaactcctccaaaccgtgtactaacacccctcctcttgaattggttctcaagcttaatggctacatgcaacatctcctccaattccaagtattgttgtaattcaagttggttggcaatgtcacggtttaaccctccaagaaatcttgccattgttgcctccctatcctccctcatgtttaacctcatcattaacatctccatctctttgtaataatcctccacggacctacttccttgagacaaagattgaagcctttgatgcagcaacctttggtaatgggatggcacaaaccgcttcctcatgactcctttcatttgttgccatgttgtaattaagtcatcaccaaccctccttcgggtgctttgctcatttatccaccattggagtgcataatggccaaactccattgctgccatcttcaccttcttaccttccgaatagttgtggcagtcaaaaatcatctccattttctcttcccactccaaataagcttcaggatcacttttacccataaaaggtgggatattaaccttgatatttcccaaatcttcatctgtatcctccctcctatatctcccacggccagctctatcttggacagcaaaggtttcgtccataccttcctcaaagtcaccgtccaatggctcctcatcaaattcctctctcggcctctcgcgacctcctcgtcctccatggaattcttacctatttcttgtattcggccttccttgtgaggcttctaatcttcccactctttgatttacatgctcaaattgagcactcatccgctgtattgattccaaaatagttctcaagtccacttggtctccacttccggtagctcgatcatcgccatgaaatgctacggactcttcctcattgatcctcaagggtggatcccctcttcttattctagaatctgccatgttagtaaaatactgcaaaaataaaataaatcctcacaatattcactccgtcacgtgtttcactcaaacaaggtctcgacactcgtgtttgcacactagtttcggcttttaccctcttttaagctctcacactcttgcctttttccactcaatgaattatctcaaagttctaattaaaacacccacaaaacagcaattagatcactagtatgttttaattaaacttatcaacaaagcagtagcaaaaagtaggcaataccgaaagaatccaacaaatcctaatttttcggctttctagacaagaaaacacaaaataatgggaaaacgttggaatttttgaaaactgcaccatatggtagtagattatgaattcaagaataaaattccagaaaaagaaattcaaatacgaacaagaatcaaagagaacaaaattatagaaaagtgttggttgttgttcttgtaattcaagttttgtatcaattcctttaactaattttaatccaaaaactttaagcacccaaaatccaaatatccagcagcaaaaataattctccagcaactcaaatattgaatgaataataaaaaaaaaccagcagctccaacaaatttccagcaaacaaatcaaactccaacaaaccgaaatattttttttcttcttttttttttgtttttttttgtttttttattcggctttagcttcttttttttttttttttttcactcacagaacataaacaactgcagtagcaagaataattaccaaaattacaattccaactccaaaacaaacaccaaacccgtgacctccaaataaacaaaatgtgcagtttttttttttttttttttaaatgttgccgcaaacttcttttttttttttcttctttttttttttttgaatatatgaatgcaaatatttaagtctaaaacagcaaagaaaaatcaacaaaaaccaaattaacaagaacaatgataaaagacaaccaacaaactaggaaacaaaaatacgataaaactaggaaatcctaattcaactaggaatgaatttttattttatttttttttaagatgctgaacgtgtataggatggatgcaaccttaacctaatgctaaaattgcagaataacacaaaaacaaataaagcaaataaagatagatcaaacctgaacaaaatttagctctgataccaaatgatacgaacctaggacgacctgctcctaaacccgtattatattagcccggatctttaattaagttcaagttctaatggaatggacctcaacccctaaccaacctgtggttagaaaccttggtataatgtagacaccacaataggggatggaaaacctattgataagtcaagctaaaacaaccaattctctaatggtgttttaggtgttcttaaagaacaaagagataattaatctcacaagtattttcttaatcaaatcaaagttgtcttcatattgaaaaataagcctttaaataggctttgaaagaaacaaagtaaaccctaaaaaccctaggtaaaacaggccacacaataaagagttctatggtggccgaaattctcactcctttcctaatctaatttggattaattaattcctttattttgaattaggaattaattaatttacaatgaaaataataaaataataactttcctaaacttatttttccagaaaacaaataaataaaaactaaaaagtaatggtaattttctaaaacaaaaagtagaatcaaattaggaaactataatactagttttttgactaagttgactttgaccaaattgagctccaaataagcttctagatgctttgtaggatgccaaataaactgaatatgaaggcccacacgttgcccatgcttagaaaaataagaaaaggctaatacagtaaaatacaataaagccagcaagcaatacagcaaattcggccaaattgttgaagctgtccgtacaagccctttttgattgcatttgaggctgctttaacttgattccatgacctattaggcatatgtattgaacccataaatcattggaaccatttcatgcttctaggactccaaaaatgtaccaaaaccgtcacccgggtccgtatcagcttccaccacttggatgcttcgaataggctttctatcttcaagtatggacaagctctgttgagattgattaccctctgtataaatactcccaggttgcccttaaatctcttaatatgagctcttgtgattggcctagttttCATCCGTgccgagtcagcaccccagcgggttatcggtggagcgggctcgggcggaatcacatcacgaTTTCTCTGGAATGTCGATTGTGATCTGATTATTAGTGAAGTCCTTTGAAACATTCTCTTCTTCCATACTTCCCTTTCCCCAGCTTTAAGAAGTCCATAAATGAGAAAACAGACAACATGGGATACCATATGTTAGATATATAAAGCTAGAACTTTATTTTATggaccaacaaaaaaatatatatatttacataatctaTTGTTCATGATTCCTGAAATTTGGAAGAATATAAAATGTTATTTAGTTGCAAGATTAATTAATGGaatggaaaggaaaagagagtgGAATAAAAAGGAGGATGGAATGAttcaaatatttggttaaaCATTGGAATCAACATATGAATCATTGATAtttgatcaaatatatatatatatataaatcattgatagaaatatatatttttagataaaaatacCTCTACCATGAAagtaatttatggtttttttgaCCAGAAATCTTCTTCCATTTCTTTCTCCACATTttttagacaatttttttttttaaataataacacAGTTActtcatataattaaataaattaaattgaaagcaTGAGCttgttcccattttttttttttccttatgaatttatttacatgcagatttagaaaaataaataaagatgacAATTTGTGCCTACATATAGCAGTGAGTCGTGAGCTGAACGGTGTGGTCTCTGTCCTCACACGCGTAAAGGATTATTGCTTAAGCTTCTCTCTTTTCtcctataatttttaattaatttttgatatattccTTTGtccaacaatataaaataaaaataaatataaccatATCTGTGTATATGTTCTACACTTTTTATTCTTTGtccagctatatatatatatgagccaGCCATTGTGATCGTTTAATTGTAAAAGATTGATCAGATCAGATTTTTTTCCTAAACCTTTGtgaattcaattaataaatcatCACGTAACATATTAAAAGGTTAGGTCAAGTTTAGATAAGGAGAAAATCAAAATCCGTTTTTAATCTAAACTTACATTACATTAGcttaaataaattagataaactTAAAACATctccaataataaaaataatttatttatcatacggtataaaaattaatattatctaaatatataCAACACAAATGCATagtcaaatataaaattgttcTCATTGTTAATATGCACAAAAACCATTtatgactattaattaattatatatattattaattttttattattttttgaaaaaattaactttgaaaagaaaaaaaaattaggaaattttATAATGTCTAATAGAGTTCAGGAACAGACATTCACTTTAAGAATGTTTATATTACATCaacttaatattaattttagatatCACCATTggagaataattttttaaaaa
It encodes:
- the LOC132804390 gene encoding uncharacterized protein LOC132804390 yields the protein MKHIIHFTDLVRKFMCDKKGFPKSSEYLTLSLHSAKQLDNAGVKFGRPEVATYLADITICPDVKDDDKDDDKDDDKHCWWNGRGCCWINGYCGINCLELKIPRLMVNDNTECIFRNVMALEQFVYPNAPRICNYIFLLDQLIDTAEDVVFLVDKGIIENWLGSNRAVAALVNRLCDQIVTPSFFYADICAELNNYHSKKLNIARSTLNRVYFKDIWTGSSTVVGLVIVVFSFFSTYSTIKNLFFV